In one window of Mucilaginibacter auburnensis DNA:
- a CDS encoding MFS transporter, whose amino-acid sequence MTVKNDKRTIRAWAMFDWANSAYNLVITSTVFPAYYVAITANPANGDRVQFFGRSIINTVLQQYTLAAAYMIIALMLPVLSSIADYRGNKKVFMQFFTTMGAMACCGLFFFNKNNLEYGMICFAIAAIGYCGSFVFYNSYLPEIATLDMQDKVSAKGFTFGYIGSVLLQVICFVFVLSPDTFGLTGGGAAQLSFLMVGIWWIGFAMIPFKVLPKGSPVAKAHTHNIIKGGFIELGKVWQKVKNMPTLKRYLPAFFFYSMGVQTIMLVATSFAAKELKMPTTSLIQIILIIQLVAIGGATLMSRLSDRFGNVKVLTGVILIWVVACLCAYFVTTATQFYLLAVLVGLIMGGVQSLSRSTYSKFLPQDIPDTASFFSFYDVTEKLAIVGGLFSFGFIEQLTGSMRNSTLALVVFFIIGLGWLLALGRVVGKQILVDK is encoded by the coding sequence ATGACCGTTAAAAACGATAAAAGAACCATACGCGCCTGGGCCATGTTTGACTGGGCCAATTCGGCGTATAACCTGGTAATAACTTCAACTGTATTCCCTGCCTATTATGTAGCCATTACAGCTAACCCCGCTAATGGCGACCGCGTACAGTTTTTTGGGCGTAGTATTATTAATACAGTTTTACAACAGTACACGCTTGCGGCCGCTTACATGATAATTGCGTTAATGTTACCGGTATTGAGTTCGATAGCAGATTACCGCGGTAATAAAAAGGTATTTATGCAGTTTTTTACCACCATGGGCGCAATGGCCTGTTGCGGATTGTTCTTCTTCAATAAGAACAACCTCGAATACGGTATGATCTGCTTTGCCATTGCTGCCATTGGGTACTGCGGCAGCTTTGTATTTTACAACTCTTACCTGCCCGAAATAGCTACTTTAGACATGCAGGACAAGGTGAGTGCTAAAGGATTTACCTTTGGATACATTGGCAGCGTATTACTGCAGGTAATTTGCTTTGTATTTGTACTATCGCCTGATACATTTGGTTTAACCGGGGGAGGTGCGGCGCAACTATCTTTTTTAATGGTTGGTATCTGGTGGATAGGTTTTGCCATGATACCTTTTAAGGTTTTGCCAAAGGGGAGTCCGGTAGCTAAGGCACATACACATAATATAATTAAGGGTGGCTTTATTGAGTTAGGTAAGGTATGGCAAAAGGTTAAAAATATGCCAACACTTAAACGCTATTTACCGGCGTTCTTTTTTTACAGCATGGGGGTGCAAACTATTATGCTGGTTGCCACGAGTTTTGCGGCTAAAGAGTTGAAAATGCCAACAACATCACTTATACAGATCATACTCATCATCCAGTTGGTAGCTATTGGCGGAGCTACGCTTATGTCCAGGCTGTCTGATAGGTTTGGGAACGTTAAGGTACTTACAGGAGTTATACTGATATGGGTTGTTGCCTGCCTTTGTGCTTATTTTGTAACTACAGCCACGCAGTTTTATTTATTGGCTGTATTGGTTGGGCTAATAATGGGAGGGGTGCAATCGCTGTCCAGATCAACTTATTCTAAATTTCTGCCGCAGGATATTCCTGATACAGCTTCTTTCTTTAGTTTTTACGATGTTACAGAGAAACTGGCTATAGTTGGTGGGTTGTTTAGCTTCGGTTTTATAGAACAACTTACCGGAAGTATGCGCAATTCAACGTTGGCGCTGGTTGTTTTCTTCATTATAGGATTGGGATGGTTGCTGGCTTTGGGTAGGGTTGTAGGCAAACAGATATTGGTGGATAAATAA
- a CDS encoding NAD-dependent succinate-semialdehyde dehydrogenase — MLLSINPSNAKIVAKHKPYTKLYTQSIVQQVDTAWSKWRLTSHQERSELLLSMAKKLVDSKNKLAELMGTEMGKPIKQGIAEIEKCAAVCEYYYQNAAGFLQEQDIKTDGSKSYVSFQPIGVVLAVMPWNFPFWQVFRFLAPALAAGNCGLLKHASNVMGCALAIEDIVKQAGFPDNVFRALLLDSASVNDVIANPLVKALTLTGSTNAGKKVAEKAGSLLKKTVLELGGSDAYIVLEDADLEHAAETCVNSRLINAGQSCIAAKRFVVVERIEKEFTRLFVEKMKAKVMGDPMVEGTDVGPMARADLRDELHEQVDHSVTKGAKCLLGGYVPEGKNAFYPPTVLTNVKKGMPAYDEELFGPVAAIISAKDEADAIRIANDSVFGLGGAVFTQDKERGELIAATQMEAGSCFVNGLVKSDPRLPFGGIKESGYGRELGMFGIHEFVNIKSVWIA, encoded by the coding sequence ATGTTATTGTCCATTAACCCAAGCAACGCTAAAATAGTTGCAAAGCACAAACCGTATACAAAATTATACACACAAAGCATTGTACAACAAGTAGATACTGCATGGTCTAAATGGCGATTAACATCACACCAGGAAAGAAGCGAATTGCTATTGTCCATGGCAAAAAAATTGGTGGACAGCAAAAATAAGCTCGCTGAACTGATGGGTACAGAAATGGGTAAGCCAATAAAGCAAGGTATTGCAGAGATTGAAAAATGCGCGGCCGTTTGTGAGTATTACTATCAAAATGCCGCTGGGTTTTTACAGGAACAAGATATTAAAACAGACGGCTCAAAAAGCTATGTAAGCTTTCAGCCAATAGGTGTTGTGTTGGCTGTGATGCCCTGGAACTTTCCGTTTTGGCAGGTATTCCGTTTTTTAGCACCTGCACTTGCGGCAGGCAATTGTGGTTTGTTGAAACATGCGTCTAACGTTATGGGTTGCGCATTGGCAATTGAGGATATTGTAAAGCAGGCCGGATTTCCTGATAACGTTTTTCGCGCGCTGTTGTTGGATAGCGCATCAGTAAATGATGTTATAGCAAATCCTTTGGTAAAAGCTCTTACGTTAACAGGCAGCACAAATGCCGGTAAAAAGGTGGCCGAAAAGGCCGGCTCGCTTTTGAAGAAGACTGTGCTTGAACTTGGTGGAAGTGATGCCTATATTGTATTAGAAGATGCGGATTTGGAACATGCCGCAGAGACATGTGTTAATAGCAGACTTATCAACGCCGGGCAAAGCTGCATTGCTGCTAAACGCTTTGTTGTGGTTGAAAGGATCGAGAAAGAATTTACGCGGCTGTTTGTTGAAAAAATGAAAGCTAAGGTGATGGGAGATCCAATGGTTGAAGGCACTGATGTAGGGCCAATGGCACGCGCCGATCTGCGCGACGAGTTACATGAGCAGGTTGACCATTCAGTTACTAAGGGTGCCAAATGCTTGTTAGGTGGTTATGTTCCGGAGGGTAAGAATGCCTTCTATCCCCCTACTGTACTTACCAATGTAAAGAAAGGCATGCCAGCCTACGATGAGGAGCTTTTCGGGCCTGTAGCAGCCATTATAAGCGCTAAAGACGAGGCCGATGCTATACGAATAGCTAACGACAGTGTTTTCGGCTTAGGTGGCGCCGTTTTTACGCAGGATAAGGAGCGCGGCGAACTCATTGCAGCTACACAAATGGAAGCAGGCTCATGCTTTGTAAATGGGTTGGTTAAATCAGACCCAAGGTTGCCTTTTGGTGGTATCAAAGAATCGGGCTATGGGCGCGAGCTGGGCATGTTTGGTATCCACGAATTTGTTAACATCAAATCGGTTTGGATAGCTTAA
- a CDS encoding glutamate-5-semialdehyde dehydrogenase → MSYKAYFERAQTAARNLDVSPTRINEVLEALAAETVAQTVHLLEENKKDLERMDPANPNYDRLKLTEARISDIAKDIVNVSMLDNPLGHILSDKMLPNGLHISKISVPLGVVGVIYEARPNVTFDVFALCFKTGNICILKGGSDAAYSNQAIIGVIHKVLTAYNIDTNVVVLLPKEREAAEALMQAVGYVDVIIPRGSQGLINSVRKNSKVPVIETGAGIVHTYFDETADLEKGRAIILNAKTRRVSVCNALDCAIIHSSRINDLAAVAKPLGEAGVTIFADQRAFTALQNNYPGELLHPAGDEHFGTEFLSLKMAIKTVDGLQQALEHIAKYSSKHSEAIVTEDEKNMEIFLNRVDAAAVYVNTSTAFTDGAQFGLGAEIGISTQKLHARGPMALQELTSYKWLVRGNGQVRA, encoded by the coding sequence ATGAGCTACAAAGCATATTTTGAACGTGCGCAAACAGCGGCACGCAACCTTGACGTTTCCCCTACCCGGATCAACGAAGTGCTTGAAGCGCTTGCGGCAGAAACTGTAGCGCAAACCGTCCACCTTTTAGAAGAAAACAAAAAAGATCTGGAGCGCATGGATCCGGCTAACCCCAACTATGACCGGCTTAAATTAACGGAAGCGCGAATAAGCGATATTGCTAAAGACATTGTTAATGTATCAATGTTAGATAATCCGTTAGGGCATATCCTTTCAGATAAAATGCTCCCTAACGGGTTGCATATCTCAAAAATTAGCGTTCCGTTAGGCGTAGTAGGTGTTATTTATGAGGCACGCCCCAATGTTACTTTTGATGTATTTGCGTTGTGCTTCAAAACAGGTAATATATGTATACTAAAAGGTGGTAGTGATGCGGCTTACTCTAACCAGGCAATTATTGGCGTAATACATAAAGTACTAACCGCCTACAATATTGATACAAACGTAGTTGTGTTATTACCTAAAGAACGTGAAGCTGCTGAAGCTTTAATGCAGGCAGTTGGCTATGTTGATGTTATAATACCTCGCGGTAGTCAGGGTTTGATTAACAGCGTACGGAAAAATAGTAAGGTTCCTGTAATTGAAACCGGTGCAGGTATTGTTCATACGTATTTTGATGAAACTGCGGATCTGGAAAAAGGAAGGGCAATAATTTTAAACGCTAAAACACGTAGAGTAAGCGTTTGCAACGCTTTAGATTGCGCTATTATACATTCGTCGCGTATAAATGACCTGGCAGCAGTAGCCAAACCGCTTGGTGAAGCAGGTGTGACCATATTTGCCGACCAACGAGCTTTTACTGCGTTACAAAACAACTATCCTGGTGAATTGCTGCATCCTGCAGGTGATGAACACTTCGGAACCGAGTTCCTATCCTTAAAAATGGCTATAAAAACGGTTGACGGCTTACAACAGGCACTTGAACACATAGCTAAGTACAGCTCAAAACATAGTGAAGCTATTGTAACTGAGGATGAAAAAAACATGGAGATATTTTTAAACCGGGTTGATGCAGCAGCTGTTTATGTGAATACTTCTACAGCGTTTACAGATGGTGCTCAATTTGGCCTTGGGGCCGAAATAGGCATCAGCACCCAGAAACTACACGCGCGCGGCCCAATGGCATTACAGGAACTTACCAGCTATAAATGGTTGGTAAGGGGTAACGGACAAGTACGCGCTTAA
- the proB gene encoding glutamate 5-kinase: MSFNYRRIVIKIGSNVLTQSNGLPDQVRIGNLVDQIAEIKKQGIEVILVSSGAVAAGRSLISVSDKYDAIATRQLLASIGQVKLINIYAHLFEQHQILCSQVLVTTDDFKGRLHYLNMKNCLEILLQHNVVPIVNENDVVSVTELMFTDNDELAGLIASMLNAQALILLTNVDGIYDGDPNLEGSSVINEVKGADIDFSSFISSGKSQFGRGGMITKSTMAQKTSRLGISVHIANGTTDNILLDLLNNKAVQTHFVPTKSASEKKKWIAHSEKSATGIVQVNAGARLALTSNKATSLLPVGITDILSDFKKGEIIKLVDDNKDLIGLGVAEYGADKAKESMGRKNQKPLVHYDYLYLQS, translated from the coding sequence ATGAGTTTCAACTATCGCAGGATTGTTATAAAAATTGGGTCGAATGTGCTTACACAAAGCAACGGGCTGCCCGATCAGGTGCGTATAGGTAATTTGGTTGACCAGATAGCTGAAATCAAAAAGCAAGGTATCGAAGTTATTTTAGTTTCATCAGGAGCAGTTGCCGCAGGCAGAAGTCTGATCTCGGTATCTGACAAATATGATGCAATAGCCACCAGGCAGTTATTGGCATCAATAGGGCAAGTGAAATTGATCAATATTTACGCGCACTTGTTTGAACAGCATCAAATACTTTGTTCTCAGGTATTGGTGACCACAGATGATTTTAAAGGCAGGTTACATTACCTCAATATGAAAAACTGCCTGGAAATACTTTTACAACATAACGTTGTACCAATTGTAAACGAAAATGATGTGGTATCGGTAACAGAACTGATGTTTACTGATAATGATGAATTGGCAGGGTTAATAGCTTCTATGCTTAATGCGCAGGCTTTAATATTGCTAACTAATGTTGATGGCATCTATGATGGCGATCCGAACTTGGAGGGGTCGTCTGTTATTAATGAAGTTAAAGGAGCTGATATAGATTTTTCCTCATTTATATCGTCAGGTAAATCACAGTTTGGTCGAGGTGGAATGATAACTAAATCAACCATGGCGCAAAAAACTTCACGACTTGGCATTTCTGTTCATATAGCCAATGGCACTACGGATAATATTTTATTAGATCTGCTTAACAACAAAGCTGTGCAAACACACTTTGTCCCCACAAAAAGTGCTTCTGAAAAAAAGAAATGGATCGCCCACTCAGAAAAATCTGCTACCGGCATAGTGCAGGTCAATGCCGGGGCACGGCTTGCGCTTACGTCGAATAAAGCGACAAGCTTACTTCCAGTGGGTATTACCGATATTCTTTCTGACTTTAAAAAGGGAGAAATTATAAAATTAGTTGATGATAATAAGGACCTGATTGGTTTAGGTGTTGCTGAATACGGTGCCGACAAAGCAAAAGAAAGCATGGGACGTAAAAACCAAAAGCCGTTGGTTCATTATGATTATCTTTACCTACAATCCTGA
- a CDS encoding CvpA family protein: MNYIDFILILVIGLSVWFDIKRGFIVSSLYLLSWLSSLAAGFFLYAPFGSLLSPLGFWAHPFAFIIVIIIARFLFDNIITRILNNISDRVEAHPVNKTGGIITGIINGLIWAALLATFFLLAPLTKISRDTRDARFTESLISKVSWLEKKLSPIFGEALNRSLNKTTVEDEHGSVTLPFIVKHPTVRRDLEAEMLKLVNKERAANGLKPVEADEELTKVARKHSLDMFLRGYFSHYTPERKNPFDRMKADKIVFLTAGENLALSQTLDMAHSGLMKSPGHKANILNPTFGRLGIGILDGGIYGLMITQNFRN; encoded by the coding sequence ATGAATTACATCGATTTTATTTTGATACTGGTTATAGGACTTAGTGTTTGGTTTGACATCAAACGCGGCTTTATCGTATCATCTTTATACTTGCTATCCTGGCTGAGCAGTTTAGCTGCCGGTTTCTTTCTTTATGCCCCGTTTGGCAGTCTACTTTCGCCGCTGGGATTTTGGGCGCATCCGTTTGCTTTTATAATTGTTATAATAATAGCGCGATTTTTGTTTGACAACATAATTACGCGTATTTTAAATAACATTTCTGATAGGGTGGAAGCGCATCCCGTTAATAAAACGGGAGGGATTATAACAGGTATTATTAACGGATTGATCTGGGCCGCTTTGTTAGCCACTTTTTTTCTGCTCGCACCACTAACTAAAATTTCCAGAGATACGCGGGATGCCCGTTTTACCGAAAGTTTAATATCCAAAGTCAGCTGGCTTGAGAAAAAACTTTCGCCCATATTCGGCGAGGCGCTTAACCGGTCACTCAATAAAACTACAGTTGAAGATGAACACGGCAGTGTTACCTTACCTTTTATTGTAAAACATCCAACCGTTAGACGTGATTTAGAAGCTGAAATGTTGAAATTGGTAAATAAGGAAAGAGCCGCTAACGGCTTGAAGCCGGTTGAAGCCGATGAAGAACTAACTAAAGTAGCACGTAAACATTCGTTAGATATGTTTTTGAGGGGGTATTTTTCGCATTATACGCCCGAACGTAAAAATCCTTTTGACAGGATGAAAGCAGATAAAATAGTTTTTCTTACTGCGGGTGAGAATCTGGCACTATCACAAACGTTGGATATGGCACATAGCGGATTGATGAAGTCGCCGGGGCACAAGGCCAATATATTAAATCCAACTTTTGGCCGGTTAGGGATCGGCATTTTAGATGGAGGTATTTATGGCTTAATGATCACTCAAAACTTTCGTAATTAA
- the cobA gene encoding uroporphyrinogen-III C-methyltransferase — MEDKEIIPELFVVGAGPGDPELITVKAYKILQTANAVLYDNLANKQLLDLTPTDCDHVYVGKQPYGAYTPQEEINAMIKHFAFSRGRVVRLKGGDPFIFGRGFEEILYAREHGIKTHYIPGITSMQASGLGDIPLTHRAVSEGIWAITGTKKDGTLSADLKLAMQSNTTVIIYMGMKQIPVISTAYVEAGKGDTPAAIIQHASLPQQKWAKGTVKDLAVMAESKQLTYPALIIIGHVVDLAP; from the coding sequence ATGGAAGATAAAGAAATAATCCCGGAATTGTTTGTTGTTGGCGCTGGCCCCGGAGACCCTGAGCTGATAACTGTTAAGGCCTATAAAATTTTGCAAACTGCCAACGCTGTTTTATATGATAACCTTGCCAATAAACAGTTGTTAGACCTCACACCAACTGATTGTGACCATGTTTATGTTGGCAAGCAACCTTATGGCGCATATACTCCTCAAGAGGAAATCAACGCTATGATAAAGCACTTTGCATTCAGTCGCGGCAGAGTTGTCAGGTTAAAGGGAGGCGATCCGTTTATTTTTGGACGCGGGTTTGAGGAAATATTATATGCGCGTGAGCACGGTATTAAAACTCATTACATACCCGGAATAACCAGCATGCAGGCATCCGGGCTTGGCGATATACCGTTAACACATCGTGCCGTGAGTGAGGGTATTTGGGCAATTACCGGCACAAAAAAAGATGGCACTTTATCTGCCGACCTTAAACTGGCCATGCAAAGTAATACTACCGTTATAATTTACATGGGCATGAAACAAATTCCTGTAATATCGACAGCTTATGTTGAGGCAGGAAAAGGCGATACCCCCGCAGCTATTATACAACACGCTTCTCTCCCACAACAAAAATGGGCAAAAGGTACCGTTAAAGATTTGGCTGTAATGGCAGAAAGCAAACAACTCACTTACCCTGCACTTATAATTATAGGACATGTAGTTGACCTTGCCCCGTAA
- a CDS encoding glycosyltransferase gives MKSVFIPQYISNYLKNNNHAEATTQSIAEAYNRNLVKEGIPDVSIVMPAYNEEENIVPTLSSLCHNITEKNVEIIVVNNNSKDKTEELVKACGVTCILQTIQGITPARNFGLQHARGKYILNADADTIYPKNWIEEMSKPLERQNVAITYGIFSFIPIGSTGRITYYFYEWFAELTRLYNKYKKTEAVNIYGFNSGFRREEGLQVDGFNHPPGTNEDGYLALKLTQKGFGKMHKVNSAIVWTTDRRIQIDGGLWKGTWKRLKRVLNIS, from the coding sequence ATGAAATCTGTTTTTATACCGCAATACATTAGTAATTACTTAAAGAATAACAACCATGCAGAAGCTACCACACAGAGTATAGCCGAAGCTTACAACCGCAACCTTGTAAAAGAAGGTATTCCGGATGTATCTATTGTAATGCCGGCGTATAATGAGGAAGAAAACATAGTGCCTACGCTATCATCCCTGTGCCATAACATTACGGAAAAAAATGTTGAAATAATAGTTGTAAACAATAACTCTAAAGACAAAACAGAGGAGTTGGTAAAAGCCTGCGGCGTCACCTGTATTTTACAAACTATACAAGGTATAACTCCTGCCCGTAACTTTGGATTACAACATGCGCGCGGAAAATATATATTAAATGCTGACGCCGACACAATTTATCCTAAAAACTGGATAGAGGAGATGAGCAAACCATTAGAACGCCAAAACGTAGCTATAACTTACGGCATCTTTTCTTTTATACCCATTGGTAGTACCGGCAGAATAACTTATTATTTCTATGAGTGGTTTGCAGAACTTACCCGCCTTTATAACAAATATAAAAAAACAGAAGCTGTAAACATATATGGCTTTAACTCAGGTTTTAGAAGGGAGGAGGGTTTGCAGGTTGATGGATTCAATCATCCGCCGGGCACCAATGAAGATGGTTACCTTGCATTGAAACTTACGCAAAAAGGATTTGGTAAAATGCACAAGGTAAACAGCGCTATTGTATGGACAACCGACAGGCGTATACAAATAGATGGTGGATTATGGAAAGGTACCTGGAAACGATTAAAACGCGTATTAAATATTAGTTAG
- a CDS encoding PAS domain-containing hybrid sensor histidine kinase/response regulator — protein MSVTQFIFDNDQLNRLFPYYILLNKDFSIEGYGSALGKIIGKQGGQYFKDIFKVIDSVDSANNISNINASDGYTMKISIASHPDMVLSGALEYLKQAGKYFFSGNLVANAIKSDSSTNNTELPENFNFPDNFFERVVNELPSDVVVLDTDHTYRFINPRAIKDAELREWMIGKTDEDYCNLKGRPLSLAEERRRQFNEVMRTRKQRMWEERMSAPDGSTHYLLRNMYPVLDNDQSVEFVIGYGLDITDRKIMEDQLRINEKRYRDLYNFSPALIYTHSTDGTLLSVNPAIFAVLGYTADEVVNKNIKVLLPGIDKDRIQVDYIDKVNGAGTSKGIFRATHKNGNSKYLFYQNYKVEEQDSQPYIIGFSQDITERILAEKELLLAKRNTEKLSKVKDTFLANMSHELRTPMNGILGVTNLLSKTVLNDQQTHYAHLITDSVNNLLTIINDILDMEKISSGNIEFEHRAFKVVDKVASIVHSFEYKANQKQVQLKLNNTLPSNLVVIGDQHRLAQILNNLLSNAIKFTNKGSVIVTTGLLHYTDADAIVEFVVEDTGIGIDESRLPTIFEPFVKASTKFAGKFGGTGLGLSISKNLAEMQGGSIELKSKVGVGSTFTFNLPFKRGQLQALSETKAPPLSLSKIEKKILVAEDIELNQFLVKTMLESWGGSVDIAVNGKEAIEKVNGNTYDLILMDIQMPEMDGITATRHIRELNNDQKANIPIIAFTANTLQGDAKLYKDAGMNDYITKPYTEEKLHEKISEVLNLAEKEQTETPSAPDTTQQIVLENEERLYSIAMIEAIGKNNPAFIDKMIVMFVDFVVKDFDKLKEAASQNNWKEVGQIAHKLKSTFGNMGVTSLVPYVIELESQAGEPNQLIEKLDNGLAKVFKQMKADYPDLFTN, from the coding sequence ATGTCTGTGACGCAATTTATATTTGATAACGACCAGCTAAATAGATTATTCCCGTACTACATTCTTTTGAATAAAGACTTTAGCATTGAGGGTTATGGCAGCGCTTTGGGAAAAATTATAGGCAAGCAAGGGGGGCAATATTTCAAAGATATTTTTAAAGTTATTGATAGCGTAGATAGTGCCAATAATATATCAAATATTAATGCGTCCGATGGCTACACTATGAAGATCAGTATTGCTTCGCATCCTGACATGGTATTAAGTGGCGCTTTAGAATATCTTAAGCAAGCAGGCAAATACTTTTTTTCGGGCAATTTGGTAGCTAACGCTATCAAATCTGATAGTAGTACAAATAATACAGAACTTCCTGAAAATTTTAATTTCCCTGATAATTTTTTTGAGCGTGTTGTAAACGAATTGCCGTCTGACGTTGTAGTGCTCGACACCGACCACACCTATCGCTTCATTAACCCAAGAGCTATTAAAGATGCTGAATTGCGTGAGTGGATGATTGGTAAAACAGATGAAGACTATTGCAATTTAAAAGGCAGGCCGCTAAGTTTAGCAGAGGAGAGACGCCGGCAGTTTAATGAAGTGATGCGTACGCGGAAGCAGCGCATGTGGGAAGAACGTATGTCTGCCCCCGATGGCTCAACTCACTACTTGCTTAGAAATATGTATCCGGTGTTGGATAACGATCAAAGCGTTGAGTTTGTAATAGGTTATGGGCTTGACATCACCGACCGTAAGATAATGGAAGATCAATTGCGGATCAACGAAAAAAGATATCGTGACCTCTATAATTTTTCACCGGCATTAATTTATACACACTCAACTGACGGAACTTTGTTATCAGTTAACCCTGCTATTTTCGCTGTATTAGGATACACTGCTGATGAGGTTGTAAATAAAAATATAAAGGTATTGCTACCTGGTATTGATAAAGACCGAATACAGGTTGACTATATTGATAAAGTAAACGGTGCCGGCACAAGCAAAGGCATATTTCGCGCTACACATAAAAATGGTAACAGTAAGTATTTGTTTTATCAAAATTACAAGGTAGAGGAACAAGATAGCCAGCCCTACATTATAGGTTTTTCTCAGGACATCACCGAAAGGATTTTAGCTGAGAAAGAGTTATTACTTGCTAAACGAAATACAGAAAAGCTTTCAAAAGTAAAAGATACCTTTCTCGCTAATATGAGCCATGAATTGCGTACACCGATGAACGGTATATTGGGTGTTACCAATTTATTAAGCAAAACTGTGCTTAATGACCAGCAAACTCATTATGCTCACCTAATTACAGATTCGGTTAACAACCTGCTCACCATCATCAATGATATACTTGATATGGAGAAGATCAGTTCAGGCAATATCGAGTTTGAGCATCGTGCGTTTAAGGTGGTTGACAAAGTTGCTTCTATCGTGCACTCTTTTGAATATAAGGCAAATCAGAAGCAAGTGCAGTTGAAATTAAACAACACCTTACCAAGTAACTTAGTTGTAATTGGTGATCAACATCGCCTTGCACAAATACTTAATAATTTGTTAAGCAACGCCATTAAATTTACTAACAAAGGTTCTGTAATAGTTACAACAGGTTTGCTTCATTACACCGATGCTGACGCTATTGTTGAGTTTGTAGTTGAAGACACAGGGATAGGTATAGATGAAAGCAGGCTACCTACCATTTTTGAACCTTTTGTTAAAGCATCAACAAAATTTGCAGGAAAATTTGGAGGAACTGGCTTAGGCCTTTCAATAAGTAAAAATCTGGCTGAAATGCAGGGTGGCAGTATTGAATTAAAAAGCAAGGTTGGCGTGGGCAGTACTTTTACATTCAACCTGCCATTTAAACGCGGACAGTTACAGGCTTTGAGTGAAACGAAGGCCCCTCCTCTGAGTCTGTCAAAAATTGAGAAGAAAATATTAGTGGCCGAGGATATAGAGTTGAACCAGTTTCTGGTTAAAACAATGCTCGAATCATGGGGCGGCAGTGTTGATATTGCGGTGAACGGTAAAGAAGCCATTGAAAAAGTAAATGGAAATACTTACGATTTGATATTGATGGACATTCAAATGCCTGAAATGGATGGTATAACGGCTACTCGCCATATTAGAGAATTAAACAATGATCAAAAAGCTAATATTCCTATTATAGCTTTTACTGCAAATACTTTACAGGGTGATGCAAAGCTTTACAAAGATGCAGGAATGAATGACTACATAACTAAGCCCTATACCGAAGAAAAGCTGCACGAAAAAATATCAGAAGTATTAAACCTGGCTGAAAAAGAGCAAACCGAAACTCCTTCTGCGCCTGATACAACACAGCAAATAGTGTTAGAGAATGAAGAAAGATTGTACAGCATTGCAATGATCGAGGCAATTGGCAAAAACAATCCAGCTTTTATTGATAAAATGATAGTGATGTTTGTTGACTTTGTAGTAAAAGACTTTGACAAGCTAAAAGAAGCTGCATCCCAAAATAACTGGAAAGAAGTTGGACAGATAGCTCACAAATTAAAATCAACATTTGGCAACATGGGCGTAACATCACTTGTACCTTATGTTATTGAACTTGAATCGCAGGCTGGTGAGCCTAATCAATTAATTGAGAAACTGGATAACGGGCTTGCAAAGGTTTTTAAACAAATGAAAGCAGATTACCCTGACTTGTTTACTAACTAA